From Salvia splendens isolate huo1 chromosome 3, SspV2, whole genome shotgun sequence, a single genomic window includes:
- the LOC121796542 gene encoding uncharacterized protein LOC121796542 produces MSSLWGVLSETSYIISSSLLHFATLYLIFVFDKSQLLYGLALLTFNISFVSSVTTTIFRGFHRNPIKLYTSLKSLLISFFLPVLLCKLAYSIILVAILSALGICAGLAFYVMILLGLEIEATVSTCFTALVFTTMILFALLFAYLCVEWCFMDYEVVVIEEEEEEETKYGVEGSVVTGMRSVAFVMITMLGIMQGILSALFSVLAGRGRTSDAVVPQLVGYAALFAVLSLFCFVHCKAFNGDLEWEYYPCDEKKLQADTVAS; encoded by the coding sequence atgtCAAGCCTGTGGGGAGTTCTCTCCGAAACCTCGTACATAATCAGCTCCAGCCTCCTCCATTTCGCCACCCTATATCTCATCTTCGTCTTCGACAAATCCCAACTCCTCTACGGCTTAGCTCTCCTCACATTCAACATCTCCTTCGTCTCCTCCGTCACCACCACCATCTTCCGTGGCTTCCACAGAAACCCCATCAAACTATATACATCCCTCAAATCCTTACTGATCTCCTTCTTCCTCCCTGTCCTCCTCTGCAAGCTCGCCTACTCGATAATCCTCGTGGCTATCCTCTCCGCATTGGGAATTTGCGCGGGTCTCGCTTTCTATGTGATGATACTGCTGGGGTTGGAGATCGAGGCCACCGTCAGCACATGTTTCACGGCCCTCGTTTTCACGACGATGATCCTCTTCGCCCTGCTGTTCGCCTACTTGTGTGTGGAGTGGTGCTTCATGGATTATGAGGTCGTCGtcatagaagaagaagaagaagaagaaacgaAATACGGCGTTGAGGGGAGTGTGGTGACGGGGATGAGGAGCGTGGCGTTCGTGATGATCACGATGTTGGGGATTATGCAGGGGATTTTATCGGCGTTGTTCTCGGTGTTGGCAGGCAGAGGCAGGACGAGTGACGCCGTGGTTCCGCAATTGGTTGGTTACGCTGCCTTGTTTGCGGTGCTGTCGCTCTTTTGCTTTGTCCATTGCAAGGCGTTTAATGGGGATTTGGAATGGGAATACTATCCCTGTGATGAGAAGAAGTTGCAGGCAGATACAGTTGCCTCGTGA
- the LOC121796543 gene encoding uncharacterized protein LOC121796543: MRLSLCRVFSDTSRIISSNSLHFAALSLLFILPLSLFNIIHALIQPPSTSPFTPHQIIPKLLYTLALLIFNIISVSSVTHSIFHAFHRNPIKISSSLKSILSSFLPLLATKLAYFVIIVAISIAFGFCIGVVYFGMNILLGLEIGPTTKPFIMAVAMILFVSLYFYLWVEWCLMDAVVVVESKYGFAPLKRSSTLLKGMRRVAFVIIALPEFMQGIILWRFLDLAGGARTSDGGCSGGVAIQMAGCAVLFTVVTLFGLAANMVLFIHCKAVNGESDEVKMRQIYVQLPRDVVDEV, translated from the coding sequence ATGCGGCTAAGCTTGTGTAGAGTCTTCTCCGACACCTCACGCATAATCAGCTCAAACTCCCTCCACTTCGCCGCTCTATCTCTCCTCTTCATCTTACCCCTCTCTCTCTTCAACATCATCCACGCTTTGATTCAGCCGCCATCTACATCTCCTTTCACTCCCCACCAAATCATACCCAAACTCCTCTACACCTTAGCTCTCCTCATATTCAACATCATCTCCGTCTCCTCTGTCACCCACAGCATCTTCCATGCCTTCCACAGAAACCCCATCAAAATCTCTTCATCACTCAAATCCATCCTCTCATCATTCCTCCCTCTCCTCGCCACCAAGCTCGCCTACTTTGTAATCATCGTGGCCATTTCCATCGCCTTCGGATTTTGCATCGGTGTCGTCTACTTTGGCATGAATATACTTCTAGGGCTGGAGATTGGCCCCACCACCAAACCTTTCATCATGGCCGTGGCAATGATCCTTTTCGTCTCGCTGTACTTCTACTTGTGGGTGGAGTGGTGCTTGATGGATGCGGTCGTCGTTGTAGAATCCAAATACGGCTTTGCGCCGTTGAAGCGGAGCTCCACTCTCCTCAAAGGGATGAGGCGTGTGGCGTTCGTGATCATCGCGCTTCCGGAATTTATGCAGGGGATTATATTGTGGCGGTTCTTGGATTTGGCGGGTGGAGCAAGAACGAGTGACGGCGGATGCAGCGGCGGCGTGGCTATTCAGATGGCTGGTTGCGCTGTATTGTTTACGGTGGTGACGCTCTTCGGCTTGGCTGCAAACATGGTGTTGTTTATCCATTGCAAAGCGGTGAATGGGGAATCGGATGAGGTGAAGATGAGGCAGATTTATGTCCAGTTGCCTCGTGATGTTGTTGACGAGGTCTAG
- the LOC121794863 gene encoding uncharacterized protein LOC121794863, which yields MEVSSGLCPRPGSSALKHEENQGINIENLELETSVNDTRSNHQFHSMGALDILRETVWILRFNSGGFMLIVAVLICPVSAVLLSNVLVDQSLVKRLSFHLLLVAKLSGLPLKPFVKQSCHRMAEMVISAAMCFPLFVTLLLLSKAAVVHTVDCTYSRKKFDASKFYVFICKIWKRIVTTYLWGCLVMSGCLTFFIVLLVVVSCVFLITGFPSDLILYPAMVVGLIFSIIFANAIIICNTAIVISVLEDVAGPQAVLRSSSLIKGQMQVGLLIFLGSTIGMAFVEGLFEHRVKTLSYGDGSSRLWEGPLLVVMYSFVVMIDSMMSTVFYFSCKSYRLESASEENEPVLEAQVNGEVQ from the coding sequence ATGGAAGTCTCGAGCGGGTTGTGCCCGCGGCCTGGCTCGAGCGCATTGAAACACGAGGAGAACCAAGGGATAAATATCGAGAATCTCGAATTGGAGACGTCTGTGAATGATACTCGTTCCAATCACCAATTTCATTCCATGGGTGCGTTGGACATTTTGAGAGAAACTGTTTGGATTCTTCGATTCAATTCGGGCGGATTCATGTTGATCGTGGCAGTGTTAATCTGCCCTGTTTCGGCCGTGCTCTTGTCGAACGTGTTGGTCGATCAATCCCTCGTGAAGCGGCTGAGCTTTCACCTCTTGCTAGTTGCGAAATTGAGTGGACTCCCTCTCAAGCCTTTCGTCAAACAGTCATGCCACAGAATGGCGGAGATGGTGATCTCAGCAGCAATGTGCTTCCCCCTGTTTGTCACGCTGCTGCTTCTGTCAAAGGCGGCTGTGGTTCACACAGTCGATTGCACGTACTCGAGGAAGAAGTTTGATGCTTCTAAGTTCTATGTGTTCATCTGCAAGATTTGGAAGCGAATTGTCACCACATATTTGTGGGGGTGTTTAGTAATGTCCGGTTGCCTCACTTTCTTCATAGTCCTCCTCGTTGTAGTGAGCTGCGTATTCTTGATCACGGGGTTCCCATCTGACTTGATTCTTTACCCTGCAATGGTAGTAGGGTTAATTTTCTCAATCATTTTTGCCAATGCTATCATCATCTGCAACACTGCTATTGTGATATCTGTTCTTGAGGATGTTGCAGGGCCTCAGGCAGTGCTCCGTTCTAGTTCGTTGATAAAAGGTCAGATGCAAGTTGGGCTGTTGATATTCCTTGGGTCGACTATAGGTATGGCTTTTGTGGAGGGTCTGTTTGAGCATAGGGTGAAGACACTCAGCTATGGAGATGGCTCTTCTAGGTTATGGGAAGGGCCTCTTTTGGTGGTGATGTATTCGTTTGTGGTGATGATCGACTCGATGATGAGCACAGTTTTCTACTTCAGCTGTAAATCGTATCGTTTGGAATCAGCAAGTGAAGAAAATGAACCAGTTTTGGAAGCTCAGGTTAATGGTGAGGTTCAATAA
- the LOC121793524 gene encoding UDP-N-acetylglucosamine transferase subunit ALG13 homolog, translated as MGEIDDIAESKSVVFVTVGTTSFDALVRAVDSKEVREALFRKGYTDLVIQMGRGSYIPSKCSGEDGSLSVAYFTFSSSIAEYLKSASVVISHAGSGSIFETLRLRKPLIVVVNEDLMDNHQSELAEQLAERNHLFCAWPQTLYETISAMDPNSLVPYQPGDATPVAKFINRFLGFVDE; from the exons ATGGGTGAGATTGATGACATTGCGGAGTCGAAAAGTGTAGTCTTCGTGACTGTTGGAACAACTAGTTTTGATGCATTGGTTAGAGCTGTAGACAGTAAGGAGGTCAGGGAAGCTCTGTTTAGAAAGGGCTATACTGACCTTGTCATTCAAATGGGCCGGGGGTCTTACATCCCGTCAAAG TGTAGTGGAGAAGATGGGTCCTTATCTGTTGcttattttacattttcatCAAGCATAGCTGAGTATTTGAAGTCGGCATCTGTCGTAATCAGTCATGCAG GTTCTGGGAGCATATTTGAGACGCTCCGACTGAGGAAACCCCTGATTGTAGTGGTGAATGAAGATTTAATGGACAATCACCAAAGTGAGCTTGCTGAACAACTGGCCGAAAGAAACCATTTGTTCTGCGCTTGGCCGCAAACTCTTTATGAGACCATTTCTGCTATGGATCCAAATTCTCTTGTACCTTATCAACCCGGTGATGCTACACCGGTTGCTAAATTTATTAATAGGTTTTTAGGTTTCGTAGATGAATGA
- the LOC121793843 gene encoding uncharacterized protein LOC121793843, whose protein sequence is MENRDVSEELDDWQQVDEEGNSSAVKDDFFTRSSVFPPGNHEDLPITNQGDERQQLQPQEPIYLPPTPAAGGDGVRRWMRLHVGALQTGFFHILGRLRNCATCRAGLWSFACMAGGVAAVLLLSFWRRRVLMWWRRRLQLDSSKKSLMAVIDEKDKKINQLLLQIAQMNEILLARRRVPVIRVK, encoded by the exons ATGGAAAACAGGGATGTTTCAGAAGAACTAGATGATTGGCAGCAAGTCGATGAAGAAGGAAATTCCTCTGCTGTTAAAGACGACTTCTTCACCAGGTCATCAGTTTTTCCACCCGGAAATCATGAAGATTTGCCAATCACTAATCAAGGCGATGAGCGTCAGCAGCTGCAGCCACAGGAACCAATATATCTGCCACCAACGCCAGCTGCTGGTGGTGATGGGGTTCGGAGGTGGATGAGACTGCATGTGGGAGCTCTGCAAACTGGTTTTTTTCACATTCTTGGTAGGTTGAGGAACTGTGCTACTTGTAGAGCTGGGCTGTGGTCTTTTGCATGTATGGCAGGCGGTGTTGCTGCCGTGTTGCTGCTCTCGTTCTGGCGGCGGAGAGTTCTGATGTGGTGGCGGAGGCGGTTGCAGTTAGACAGCAGCAAGAAGAGTCTCATGGCTGTCATAGATGAAAAGGACAAG AAAATCAACCAACTACTTCTCCAGATTGCTCAAATGAACGAAATATTGCTAGCACGTCGGAGGGTTCCTGTTATTCGAGTGAAATGA
- the LOC121793842 gene encoding probable xyloglucan 6-xylosyltransferase 3 yields the protein MAIEGVSASASASASTTRGGRRRHQGGQRSRNLKLTILSGVVTLLIFRSTIDSSLHSSLPDISTTNYVEEANRFIAQIRSNKEDEDGNSTTLITPNQTYTLGPKITNWDGQRQMFLQKHPSFSSKNPRIMLVTGSRQTPCDSTIGDHYLLKSIKNKIDYCRLHSIEIVYNMAFFDEVMSGVWVKLPLIRKLMLSHPEMEWIWWMDSDAFFTDMFFEVPFYRYEGYNMVVHGYPNLLFDEKSWIALSAGVFLLRNCQWSLDLLDAWARMGPRGWARDEAGRILTQNLKGRPAFEADDQSALIYLLISRRDEWMDRVFLENSYYLHGYWVGLVDRYEEYERKFHPGLGDERWPFITHFIGCKVCTGYGDYTFESCLRNMERAFNFADDQMLEKYGFRHRGLSSPNVKRIRNETSRPLEHTDKINVSQTVYI from the coding sequence ATGGCTATTGAGGGTGTCTCCGCCTCTGCCTCCGCCTCAGCCTCCACCACACGTGGTGGTAGGCGCCGCCACCAAGGCGGCCAAAGAAGCAGAAACCTCAAGCTCACAATCCTCTCAGGCGTGGTCACTCTTCTCATCTTTAGAAGCACCATTGACAGCTCACTGCATTCCTCCTTGCCAGATATCTCAACCACAAACTACGTGGAAGAGGCCAATCGGTTCATAGCCCAAATCCGATCcaacaaagaggacgaagatggTAATTCCACAACCTTGATCACACCAAACCAAACATACACATTAGGCCCCAAGATCACCAACTGGGATGGTCAGAGGCAGATGTTTCTCCAAAAGCATCCCAGTTTTTCGAGCAAGAATCCTAGGATCATGCTGGTGACGGGGTCGAGGCAAACCCCTTGTGACAGTACCATTGGTGATCATTACCTGCTCAAGTCTATCAAGAACAAGATTGATTACTGCAGACTCCACAGCATTGAGATAGTGTACAACATGGCCTTTTTTGATGAGGTGATGTCTGGTGTTTGGGTAAAGCTGCCTCTGATTAGGAAGCTGATGCTTTCACATCCAGAAATGGAATGGATTTGGTGGATGGATAGTGATGCATTCTTCACTGATATGTTTTTTGAGGTCCCATTTTACAGATATGAAGGTTACAACATGGTTGTTCATGGCTATCCAAATCTGCTATTCGATGAGAAATCTTGGATTGCTCTAAGTGCAGGGGTGTTCCTGCTTAGGAACTGCCAGTGGTCTCTGGACCTGCTCGACGCCTGGGCAAGAATGGGGCCGAGGGGTTGGGCGAGAGACGAGGCGGGGAGGATTCTGACACAGAATTTAAAGGGAAGGCCAGCATTTGAGGCAGATGATCAGTCTGCACTGATATATCTGCTTATCTCAAGAAGGGATGAGTGGATGGATAGGGTATTTTTGGAGAATTCATACTATCTCCATGGATACTGGGTTGGGTTAGTTGACAGGTACGAGGAGTATGAACGCAAGTTTCACCCCGGTTTAGGAGACGAGAGATGGCCTTTCATTACTCATTTTATTGGCTGCAAAGTTTGCACTGGTTATGGAGATTACACGTTTGAGTCGTGCTTGAGGAACATGGAGAGAGCATTCAATTTTGCCGATGATCAGATGCTGGAGAAGTATGGTTTTAGGCATAGGGGGCTCTCAAGCCCTAATGTGAAAAGGATCAGAAATGAGACGAGTAGGCCATTGGAGCATACAGATAAAATTAATGTGTCTCAGACTGTGTATATATAG
- the LOC121794865 gene encoding ARF guanine-nucleotide exchange factor GNOM-like, producing the protein MGRLRLQSSINAIEEEPEDCEATSANKAAMGSMINSEIGAVLAVMRRNVRWGGRYASGEDQLEHSLIQSLKNLRRQVFSWQHDWQSVNPSLYLQPFLDVIRSDETGAPITGVALSSVYKILTLDVLDMNTVNVDDAMHLVVDAVTSCRFEVTDPASEEFVLTKILQVLLACMKSKASVMLSNQHVCTIVNTCFRVVHQAGTKGELLQRMARHTMHEIVRCIFSHLPDVDNTERSLIKGGSSIKNEAAGLDPDYSFSSNAENGSGNSEYDGRLSSGVLSSASGLMSSVVDESTARGDNGKDVVPFDLHLMTEPYGVPCMVEIFHFLCSLLNVVEHTETGLGANSMSFDEDVPLFALGLINSAIELSCPAMRQHPRLLSLIQDELFRNLMQFGLSMSPLILSMVCSIVLNLYQCLRTELKLQLEAFFACVILRLAQTQYGASYQQQEVVMEALVDFCRQKTFMVEMYANLDCDITCGNVFEELANLLSKSAFPVNCHLSSMHILALDGLIAVIQGMAERIGNGSTGSELNAVNLEEYIPFWMVKCDNYSDPDYWVPFVRRRKYIKRRLMIGADHFNRDPKKGLEFLQGTHLLPEKLDSQSVACFFRYTAGLDKNLVGDFLGNHDDFCVQVLHEFAGTFDFQDMNLDTALRLFLETFRLPGESQKIQRVLEAFSGRYYEQSPLILANKDAALLLSYSLIMLNTDQHNVQVKKKMTEEDFIKNNRRINGGNDLPREFLTELYYSICKNEIRTTPEQGAGFAEMTPSRWIDLMHKSKKTSPYIVADSRTYLDHDMFAIMSGPTIAAISVVFDHAEYEDVYQTCIDGFLAVAKISACHHLEDVLDDLVVCLCKFTTLLNPSSVEEPVLAFGDDAKARMATVTVFTIANRYGDFVRTGWRNILDCILRLHKLGLLPARVASDAADDSEMSSDPGHGKPLTNSLSSAHIQTIGTPRRSSGLMGRFSQLLSLDTEEPRSQPTEQQLAAHQRTLQTIQKCHIDSIFTESKFLQADSLLQLARALIWAAGRPQKGNASPEDEDTAVFCLELLIAITLNNRDRIGLLWPGVYDHIAGIVQSTVVACALVEKAVFGLLRICQRLLPYKENLADELLRSLQLVLKLDARVADQYCEQITQEVSRLVKANATHIRSPMGWRTIASLLSITARHPDASESGFEALSFIMADGAHLAPANFVLCVDAARQFAESRTGQTDRSVHAVDLMAGSVSCLVRWAQDAREAMSEAEAAKLCQDIGEMWLRLVQGLRKVCLDQREEVRNHALLSLQTCLTGVDEICLPIGFWPQCFEMVIFTMLDDLAEIAQGNPQTQKEYRNIEGTLVLSLKLLTKVFLHLLQELSQLSSFCKLWRNVIGRMEKYMKLKVKRGEKLQELVPELLKNTLLVMKTKGVLVPTSTLGGDNVWEQTWLHVNKLFPSLQSEVFLNQDSELLQSNEGDTTAGETDDA; encoded by the exons ATGGGGCGTTTAAGGTTACAATCTAGCATCAATGCAATTGAAGAGGAACCCGAAGACTGTGAGGCTACCTCTGCTAATAAGGCTGCAATGGGATCTATGATTAATTCAGAGATAGGAGCAGTACTGGCAGTCATGAGAAGGAATGTGAGATGGGGAGGTCGTTATGCATCTGGTGAAGATCAGTTGGAACACTCTCTCATTCAATCTCTTAAAAACTTGAGAAGACAAGTATTTTCATGGCAACATGACTGGCAATCTGTCAATCCTTCCTTGTATCTCCAGCCATTTCTTGATGTAATTCGGTCGGATGAAACAGGGGCTCCAATTACTGGTGTTGCACTGTCATCTGTGTACAAGATTTTGACTCTTGATGTACTGGATATGAATACTGTCAATGTTGATGATGCTATGCATCTGGTAGTTGATGCAGTTACTAGCTGTAGATTTGAGGTAACTGATCCTGCATCTGAAGAATTTGTATTAACCAAGATACTTCAAGTTCTATTGGCTTGCATGAAAAGTAAAGCATCAGTGATGTTGAGCAATCAGCATGTTTGTACCATTGTGAACACCTGTTTCCGAGTAGTACATCAAGCTGGTACCAAAGGCGAACTTTTACAAAGGATGGCCCGTCACACTATGCATGAAATTGTTAGATGCATTTTTTCTCACCTTCCAGATGTTGACAATACAGAACGGTCACTGATAAAGGGAGGCAGTTCTATAAAAAATGAG GCTGCTGGACTTGATCCTGATTACAGTTTCAGCAGCAACGCAGAAAATGGCAGTGGAAATTCTGAGTATGATGGCCGACTCTCCTCTGGAGTTTTGAGTTCTGCATCTGGCCTTATGAGCAGTGTGGTGGATGAAAGTACTGCCAGGGGTGACAATGGGAAGGATGTAGTTCCATTTGACTTGCATTTAATGACAGAACCATATGGTGTACCCTGCATGGTTGagatttttcattttctctgTTCGTTGCTTAATGTTGTTGAGCATACAGAGACGGGTCTCGGAGCAAATTCGATGTCATTTGATGAAGATGTGCCTCTATTCGCGTTAGGTTTGATTAACTCAGCAATTGAATTAAGCTGCCCTGCTATGCGACAGCATCCCAGATTGTTGAGTTTAATACAGGATGAACTGTTTCGTAACCTTATGCAGTTTGGGTTGTCAATGAGTCCCTTGATTCTTTCTATGGTCTGTAGCATTGTTCTTAATTTATATCAGTGCTTGCGCACTGAGCTGAAACTTCAGCTTGAAGCTTTCTTTGCCTGTGTGATCTTGAGACTGGCACAAACTCAGTATGGAGCTTCATACCAGCAGCAGGAGGTAGTTATGGAGGCACTAGTTGATTTCTGTAGGCAGAAAACCTTTATGGTAGAAATGTATGCAAATTTAGATTGTGATATAACGTGCGGAAACGTGTTTGAAGAACTTGCTAATTTATTGTCAAAGAGTGCGTTTCCAGTGAATTGCCATCTGTCCAGTATGCACATTCTTGCGTTAGATGGCCTAATAGCAGTGATTCAGGGAATGGCTGAGAGGATTGGCAATGGATCAACTGGTTCTGAATTAAATGCTGTAAATCTTGAGGAGTATATTCCCTTCTGGATGGTGAAATGCGACAATTATAGTGATCCTGATTATTGGGTCCCTTTTGTTCGCCGAAGGAAGTACATAAAAAGAAGATTGATGATTGGAGCTGATCACTTCAATCGAGATCCAAAGAAAGGACTAGAATTTCTCCAAGGAACACATCTGTTGCCCGAAAAACTTGATTCCCAGAGTGTGGCTTGCTTTTTCCGCTATACAGCTGGACTAGATAAAAATCTCGTTGGAGATTTTCTTGGAAATCATGATGATTTTTGCGTTCAAGTTCTACATGAATTTGCAGGAACATTTGATTTTCAAGACATGAACCTGGATACTGCATTAAGGCTATTTCTGGAAACTTTTCGGCTGCCTGGTGAATCTCAGAAGATACAAAGGGTGCTCGAGGCATTCTCTGGGCGATACTATGAACAATCACCTTTGATCTTAGCAAATAAGGATGCTGCTCTCTTGCTGTCTTATTCCCTCATCATGCTTAATACTGATCAGCATAACGTACAGGTGAAGAAAAAGATGACAGAAGAagatttcataaaaaataaccGGCGCATCAATGGAGGCAATGACCTACCTCGCGAGTTCCTAACTGAGCTCTATTACTCCATCTGCAAGAATGAGATTCGCACCACACCTGAACAAGGAGCAGGTTTTGCTGAAATGACTCCTAGCAGATGGATTGATTTGATGCACAAGTCCAAAAAAACATCTCCATACATAGTTGCAGATTCCAGAACCTACCTTGACCATGATATGTTTGCTATCATGTCTGGTCCAACAATTGCTGCTATCTCTGTGGTATTTGATCATGCAGAATATGAGGATGTTTACCAAACATGTATAGACGGATTCTTGGCTGTCGCAAAGATATCTGCGTGTCATCATCTCGAAGATGTTTTGGATGATCTTGTTGTGTGTCTGTGTAAGTTCACAACACTCTTAAACCCCTCATCTGTAGAGGAACCTGTTCTAGCCTTCGGTGATGATGCAAAAGCTAGAATGGCCACGGTTACAGTTTTCACTATTGCGAATAGATATGGAGATTTTGTCCGTACTGGTTGGAGAAATATTCTGGACTGCATCTTAAGACTGCACAAGCTTGGCCTTCTGCCTGCTCGTGTGGCCAGTGATGCAGCGGATGATTCAGAGATGTCATCTGATCCTGGACATGGGAAGCCTCTTACAAACTCACTTTCTTCTGCTCATATACAAACGATTGGTACACCTAGGAGGTCCTCCGGCCTTATGGGGCGATTCAGTCAGCTTCTGTCTCTTGATACCGAAGAGCCAAGGTCTCAGCCTACTGAACAACAACTGGCTGCTCATCAACGCACGCTTCAGACGATCCAGAAGTGCCATATAGACAGCATCTTCACAGAGAGCAAGTTCCTGCAAGCTGATTCCTTATTGCAGCTTGCACGGGCACTTATATGGGCTGCTGGACGACCGCAGAAGGGCAATGCATCGCCTGAGGATGAGGACACTGCGGTGTTCTGCCTGGAACTGTTGATTGCAATTACTTTGAATAACCGTGACAGAATTGGGCTTCTGTGGCCAGGTGTTTATGATCACATAGCAGGTATAGTTCAGTCAACAGTAGTGGCTTGTGCCTTGGTTGAGAAGGCAGTTTTTGGTCTTCTTCGCATTTGCCAGAGACTGCTTCCATACAAGGAGAATCTGGCCGATGAACTTCTGAGATCACTACAACTGGTTCTCAAACTTGATGCTCGAGTTGCTGACCAATACTGTGAGCAGATAACACAGGAGGTCAGCCGCTTGGTGAAAGCAAATGCTACTCATATCCGATCTCCAATGGGGTGGCGAACCATTGCTTCTTTACTTTCTATCACTGCTAGACACCCTGATGCTTCCGAATCAGGATTTGAAGCCCTCTCATTTATAATGGCTGATGGAGCCCACCTAGCCCCAGCAAATTTTGTACTTTGTGTGGATGCAGCTAGGCAATTTGCAGAATCTCGCACAGGACAGACTGACAGATCAGTCCATGCTGTGGATCTTATGGCAGGATCTGTTTCTTGTTTGGTACGCTGGGCCCAAGATGCTAGGGAAGCCATGTCCGAAGCAGAAGCTGCAAAATTGTGTCAGGACATCGGTGAGATGTGGCTGAGGCTTGTCCAAGGATTGAGGAAAGTTTGTCTGGACCAGAGGGAAGAAGTTAGGAATCACGCTCTCCTATCTTTGCAAACGTGCTTAACAGGGGTAGATGAGATCTGCCTTCCTATCGGCTTCTGGCCGCAGTGCTTTGAAATGGTGATATTCACAATGCTTGATGACTTGGCTGAAATTGCTCAAGGGAACCCTCAAACTCAAAAAGAATACCGAAACATAGAAGGAACTCTCGTTCTCTCCTTGAAACTGCTCACGAAAGTGTTCTTACATTTGCTCCAGGAATTATCACAACTGTCGAGCTTCTGCAAGCTGTGGCGCAATGTGATTGGCCGGATGGAGAAGTACATGAAACTCAAGGTCAAAAGGGGTGAGAAGCTTCAGGAGCTAGTGCCAGAACTTCTCAAGAACACCCTGCTTGTCATGAAGACGAAAGGGGTTCTCGTTCCCACTAGTACTCTCGGGGGAGACAATGTGTGGGAACAGACATGGTTGCACGTCAATAAGTTGTTTCCCTCTCTCCAGTCGGAGGTGTTCCTAAATCAAGATTCAGAGCTGTTGCAATCTAACGAAGGTGATACCACTGCAGGAGAGACGGATGATGCTTAA
- the LOC121797239 gene encoding vesicle transport v-SNARE 12-like: MSQVYEGYERQYCELSANLSRKCNSATALLDGEKKKQEISELQAGLEDADVLIRKMDLEARSLQPSAKATLLAKLREYKSDLNKLKREVKKLTMPNSNQPGKDELLEPGMAGMHEASANQRGRLALSTERLDQSTDRLRETRRTALETEDIGVSILEDLQLQRETLLHSHNKLYEVDSAIDRSKKVLTSMSRRLSRNKWIVGSIIFALILAIIIVLYFKIFH; encoded by the exons ATGAGCCAGGTGTATGAAGGATATGAAAGGCAGTACTGCGAGCTCTCTGCAAATTTGTCGCGAAAATGCAATTCTGCCACTGCTCTTCTAGATGGAG AGAAAAAGAAACAGGAGATTTCTGAATTACAAGCGGGACTTGAGGATGCTGATGTTTTG ATTCGGAAGATGGATCTTGAGGCCAGAAGTTTGCAGCCAAGTGCGAAAGCTACTTTACTTGCTAAGCTTAGGGAATATAAATCTGATTTGAATAAGTTGAAAAGAGAAGTGAAGAAATTGACTATGCCTAATTCAAATCAGCCTGGAAAAGATGAGTTGTTAGAGCCTGGAATGGCTGGAATGCACGAG GCTTCTGCAAATCAAAGGGGCAGGTTGGCACTGTCAACTGAGAGGCTGGACCAGTCGACAGACAGATTAAGGGAGACTCGGAGGACTGCACTGGAAACAGAAGATATCGGGGTTTCCATCCTTGAAGATTTGCAACTGCAACGTGAGACACTCTTACATTCGCACAACAAG CTTTACGAGGTCGACAGCGCGATTGACAGAAGTAAAAAGGTATTGACATCCATGTCAAGAAGGCTGAGCAGGAATAAGTGGATCGTTGGCTCCATAATTTTTGCACTTATACTGGCAATCATCATTGTCCTGTATTTTAAGATTTTTCATTGA